The Drosophila sechellia strain sech25 chromosome 2R, ASM438219v1, whole genome shotgun sequence nucleotide sequence ATCCTTTGTTTCGTGGTCATTGCTATTCCACAAAGAGTGTCTCCTCCAAATGCAGCAACCTACTTTCTGAGCTTCATTTGCTGCGTTCGCAGTCTGGAAATTTTCATAATCGATTACCTTCTCGAAACTATGAGTACTTATCATAGTAAACCCATGGACGCAGTCATCGAGGGTAGAATGTCCAAGGAGGTAAGTAAGTCTAGGGTTTGAGATCAATGATACGGGTGTCCTTTTGACACCTCGATTTAATTTCATTGGCAGCTTGGCGCATTTATCATATACGGAAGGAGTATGGAGCTGAATCTGAAGCTCTGCGGCATGTATCTGCCAAATCGAACCAGCTTTCTCCACATGGCCGAGGGCATTCTGTGCCACTTTATGCTCCTGGTGCAGtttcttttgattttcagTAATTAAGCTTTGTATTGTAGTTCATTCATTTGGGTAATGCTCTTCGTATCAGTATCATTTCCGCATTTCTATCTTGCTTTCAATGAAATCGGGCTCGCGGGCTCATTAGCCAAGCAATAGTCATCAGTTAATTCTACAAACTAGTGCACAAAGGACGTCGTCATGGTTTACTGGATgattaaattgtatttccgCTACTCGCTGGCAATTGGAATTACATCACAACAATTTTCCAATCGAAAGTTTTATAGT carries:
- the LOC116800699 gene encoding putative gustatory receptor 59b — its product is MIGGVFLHFLYFWNIRRGYEFINLRIEDLLPALKPLTTRQVREIHHLWALHAHLERISMRLKRSCGLQLLAMRLDYFLHCIILCFVVIAIPQRVSPPNAATYFLSFICCVRSLEIFIIDYLLETMSTYHSKPMDAVIEGRMSKELGAFIIYGRSMELNLKLCGMYLPNRTSFLHMAEGILCHFMLLVQFLLIFSN